A window of Elusimicrobiota bacterium contains these coding sequences:
- a CDS encoding TIGR00159 family protein yields the protein MAAFLARLWNGPLIHLVDIGLVALIIYRVLLLIQGTRAVQVLRGLVVLALATLIVENFLHLPTLGWILKTFWLGWAVILAVVFQPELRSFLAQLGSQRLGRVLIPQELRFIDEIIAGLREAAANRVGALIVLEQETGLRNFIATGTPINGEVTSDLLLTIFHPHTPLHDGAAILREDRLVAAGCVLPLSNAPDIARVLGTRHRAALGLTEISDAIVLVVSEETGTVSLAREGRLERDLNVEDLRERLRDLYRSLGERGLLRRRGSRGTEV from the coding sequence ATGGCCGCATTTCTCGCCCGTCTCTGGAACGGCCCCCTGATCCACCTCGTCGATATCGGCCTTGTGGCCCTCATCATTTACCGCGTGTTGCTCCTCATTCAGGGCACCCGCGCGGTGCAGGTGTTGCGGGGTCTCGTCGTCCTCGCTCTGGCGACCCTCATCGTCGAAAATTTTCTTCATTTGCCCACCCTGGGGTGGATCCTCAAGACCTTCTGGCTCGGTTGGGCGGTGATTTTGGCCGTCGTGTTTCAGCCGGAGCTCCGGTCGTTTTTGGCCCAGTTGGGCAGCCAGCGGTTGGGCCGCGTTTTGATCCCCCAGGAACTGCGGTTTATCGATGAAATCATCGCGGGCCTCCGGGAGGCCGCGGCCAACCGCGTGGGGGCGCTGATCGTCCTGGAGCAGGAGACGGGGCTTCGGAATTTCATCGCCACCGGCACTCCCATCAACGGGGAAGTCACCAGCGATTTATTGCTCACCATTTTCCACCCCCACACCCCGCTGCACGACGGCGCCGCGATCCTTCGGGAGGACCGTTTGGTCGCGGCCGGGTGCGTGCTCCCGCTGTCCAACGCGCCGGACATCGCCCGGGTCCTGGGCACCCGGCATCGCGCGGCCTTGGGCCTCACGGAAATTTCCGACGCCATCGTGCTCGTGGTCAGCGAGGAAACCGGCACGGTCTCCCTGGCCCGGGAGGGGCGCCTGGAACGGGATTTGAACGTGGAGGATTTGCGGGAGCGTCTGCGGGACCTTTACCGGTCCCTGGGCGAGCGGGGCCTCCTTCGTCGGCGCGGCTCCCGGGGGACCGAAGTATGA
- the glmM gene encoding phosphoglucosamine mutase, with protein MAKLFGTDGVRGVAGRWPLTPEFVRRLGWAAGRELLAHAAGRRRALLIVRDTRASGPALQRALSRGLSAAGVQPLDGGVLPTAAVAAVAPRLNGLGGAVLSASHNPAEFNGVKFFDPQGLKWADRLENAVEALALSPTPVPPAAHGSTPFPDARRRYLTFLRGTLPAHLSLRGIPLVIDCANGAASGVAPGLLRSLGARVTVLSAAPNGRNINRRCGALHPEALARAVRRTGAALGVAFDGDSDRAIFVDELGHVRDGDAVLLLAARRWAFAGRLKADRVVVTVMTNLGLFRALDALGLQTETTAVGDKNVWEGMKKTGAVLGGEPSGHVIFRDFLPTGDGLLTALQVLAVLAETGRPLSALASLAVRYPQILLNVPVKERRPLDRVPGFAAALAAVHRDLGATGRTLIRYSGTEPLLRVMVEGPDHAVIERHAQALARAAVR; from the coding sequence ATGGCCAAACTTTTCGGCACCGACGGCGTGCGGGGCGTGGCCGGCCGTTGGCCGCTCACCCCCGAGTTCGTGCGGCGGCTCGGATGGGCCGCGGGACGGGAATTGCTGGCCCACGCGGCGGGCCGTCGCCGGGCCCTGCTCATCGTTCGGGACACCCGCGCTTCGGGGCCCGCGCTTCAGCGGGCCTTGTCCCGGGGTTTGTCCGCGGCGGGCGTTCAACCCCTGGACGGCGGCGTCCTGCCGACGGCGGCGGTGGCGGCGGTGGCGCCCCGGCTCAACGGGTTGGGGGGGGCGGTTTTATCGGCCTCCCACAACCCGGCGGAATTCAACGGCGTGAAATTTTTCGACCCCCAGGGACTCAAGTGGGCCGACCGACTTGAAAACGCGGTGGAAGCCTTGGCGTTGTCCCCGACGCCGGTGCCGCCGGCGGCCCATGGCTCGACGCCTTTTCCCGACGCCCGCCGTCGTTACCTCACTTTTCTGCGCGGCACCTTGCCGGCGCACCTTTCGTTGCGCGGAATCCCCTTGGTGATCGATTGCGCCAACGGCGCGGCGTCGGGCGTGGCCCCGGGCTTGTTGCGGTCCCTGGGCGCGCGCGTCACCGTGTTGTCCGCCGCGCCCAACGGGCGAAACATCAACCGGCGGTGCGGGGCCCTGCACCCCGAGGCCTTGGCCCGGGCGGTGCGCCGGACCGGCGCCGCCCTGGGGGTGGCGTTTGACGGGGACAGCGATCGGGCGATTTTCGTCGACGAGTTGGGGCACGTGCGGGACGGGGACGCGGTGCTGCTCTTGGCGGCCCGGCGATGGGCCTTCGCGGGCCGGCTCAAAGCCGACCGGGTGGTCGTGACCGTCATGACAAACTTGGGATTGTTCCGCGCGCTGGACGCCCTGGGCCTCCAAACGGAAACGACGGCGGTGGGGGACAAAAACGTGTGGGAAGGCATGAAAAAAACCGGCGCGGTGTTGGGCGGGGAGCCCTCGGGCCACGTGATTTTCAGGGACTTTCTGCCGACGGGGGACGGTTTGCTGACCGCCCTGCAGGTCTTGGCCGTTTTGGCGGAAACGGGCCGGCCGCTCTCCGCCCTGGCGTCCTTGGCGGTGCGGTACCCGCAGATCCTCCTTAACGTCCCCGTCAAGGAGCGTCGGCCGCTGGACCGCGTCCCCGGTTTTGCCGCGGCCCTCGCGGCGGTTCACCGGGATTTGGGCGCGACGGGCCGGACCCTCATCCGTTATTCCGGCACCGAGCCGCTTTTGCGCGTGATGGTCGAAGGTCCCGACCACGCCGTGATCGAACGCCACGCCCAGGCCCTCGCCCGGGCCGCCGTTCGCTAG
- a CDS encoding pantoate--beta-alanine ligase produces MGRAGLPPKTPGFLPARFRAPRAVKIVRRPADCQKQALAWRAAGRSIGFVPTMGALHEGHLALLRRARRENQRVIASVFVNPAQFGPREDFAKYPRPFARDAALCRAAGVDLLLAPAPGAMYPPGHDTWVSVEKMARPLCGAFRPGHFRGVATVVAQLFNLALPTRAYFGEKDFQQSRIVARLAADLHFPVKVVVCPTVREASGLARSSRNRYLADGERAAAPVLRRALRSAAQVLKSRRNAAAARRSALAELARTPGLRPQYLEVVEPRALTPWRSGPAVIAAAVFLGRTRLIDNIAVRVPPRRRAGR; encoded by the coding sequence ATGGGGCGGGCGGGATTACCGCCAAAAACTCCTGGATTTCTACCGGCGCGTTTTCGCGCCCCCCGCGCCGTGAAGATCGTTCGCCGTCCCGCCGACTGCCAAAAGCAGGCCCTGGCCTGGCGGGCGGCGGGCCGTTCCATCGGTTTTGTTCCCACCATGGGCGCCTTGCACGAAGGGCACCTCGCGCTGTTGCGGCGGGCCCGCCGGGAAAACCAAAGAGTCATCGCTTCCGTTTTCGTCAATCCCGCCCAGTTCGGCCCCCGGGAAGATTTCGCGAAATACCCGCGCCCCTTCGCCCGGGACGCGGCCCTCTGCCGCGCCGCGGGCGTGGACCTGCTGTTGGCGCCGGCCCCCGGGGCCATGTACCCCCCGGGCCACGACACCTGGGTTTCCGTTGAGAAAATGGCCCGGCCGCTCTGCGGCGCTTTCCGCCCGGGCCATTTCCGGGGCGTGGCGACGGTCGTGGCCCAGTTGTTCAACCTGGCCCTTCCCACCCGCGCGTATTTCGGGGAAAAGGATTTTCAGCAAAGCCGGATCGTGGCGCGCCTGGCCGCCGACCTTCATTTCCCCGTGAAGGTCGTCGTGTGCCCGACGGTGCGGGAGGCCTCGGGGTTGGCGCGCTCCAGCCGAAACCGCTATCTGGCCGACGGGGAACGGGCGGCGGCGCCCGTCCTGCGGCGCGCTTTACGCTCCGCCGCCCAAGTGTTAAAATCCCGTCGGAACGCCGCGGCCGCGCGGCGCTCCGCCCTCGCCGAGCTGGCGCGGACGCCGGGCCTGCGCCCCCAGTATCTCGAGGTCGTGGAGCCCCGCGCTCTGACCCCCTGGCGAAGCGGGCCGGCGGTCATCGCCGCCGCCGTTTTTCTGGGGAGGACCCGGCTCATCGACAACATCGCGGTTCGCGTTCCGCCGCGTCGACGCGCGGGCCGCTAA